GACCAGCTCGGCCGATTCGTTGCGTGAAAGCCCAACCTCTTGATAGACCGCCTCGCTCAGATCCGCGCGCGTGACCGTATGTCCGGTCATAGAGCCCTCCCATACCAATTATCACAACAGGTTAGACCATGCTCGCGAGGTGGTCAATTAACCATGACTGTCTCAAGGCTTGATTGTAGACCGGGCGCCCATCCCGCCCCGGGAGTCCGGTGGGACTCTACCAGCGGATCAGTGCCGACCCCCAGGTGAAGCCGCCGCCCATGGCCTCGACCAGGACCAGATGACCGGGCTGAATCCGGCCGTCGGAGGCTGCTTCCGCCAGCGCCAGGGGGATCGACGCCGCCGAGGTGTTGGCGTGGCGGTCGACCGTGACCACGACCCGCTCCTCGGGCAGGTCGAGCCGCTGAGCCATCGACTCGATGATGCGGAGGTTGGCCTGATGCGGCACGAGCCAGTCGATGTCCTCGGGCTTCAGGCCGTTGGCCGCCAGGGCGGCGTCTACCGCCTCGCTCATGCGAACCACAGCGTGCCGATAGACTTCGCGTCCCGCCATGCGCAGCAGCCCGGTCGTACGGGTCGAGGACGGGCCACCGTCGACGTAGAGCGCGTCGTGGTGGCGGCCGTCGGAATAGACGTGGGTCGAGAGCACGCCGCGGTCCGCGGCCCGGCCCTCGCCCTCGCCCGCCTCCAGGACGACCGCGCCGGCACCATCGCCGAACAGCACGCAGGTGCCGCGGTCTTCCCAATCGAGAATGCGCGAGAAGGTCTCGGCGCCGACGACCAGGGCCTTTTTCGACTGGCCGGAGCGGATGAAGTTGTCAGCGACGGCCAGGGCGTAGATGAAACCGCTGCATACCGCCTGAACATCGAAGGCCGCGCCGCGCGTCATGCCGAGATGCGCCTGAATGCGGGTCGCCGTGGCGGGAAATGTCTCGTCGGGGGTGGCGGTTGCGCAGACGATCAGATCGAGGTCGTCGCCGGCAATACCGGCCTGGCGCAGCGCCTCGTTGGACGCCTCGACGCCCAGGTCCGACGTCAGTTCACCCTCGGCGGCAATGTGCCGTTGACGAATCCCGGTCCGCTTGCGGATCCAATCGTCCGAGGTGTCGACTCTCGCCGCCAGGTCTTGATTGGTGAGGACTTCTGCTGGCAGGTAGGCACCGCAGCCGGCCACCTTGGAACGAATCGTCATCCTGAGGCCGCCACCTACTCCGCCGCCGGACGCTGGCTGAGCGAACTGCAGACCATCCGGGTCCGTTCGAGGTAATCCTGGTTCACCATATCCACCGCGACGCCGATGGCGTTGGCGAAGCCGATCGCGTCGGTGCCTCCGTGGCTCTTGACCGCGATCCCGTTGAGCCCCAGGAACACCGCCCCGTTGTAGCGCCGCGGGTCGACCCGCATGCGCAGCTTGTTGAGCGCGGTCCGTGCGAAGACGTACCCGATGCCTGCCAGGAGCGAGGACCTGAAGGTGCGCCTTACGTATTCGTTGATCAACTTGGCCGTGCCCTCGGCGCTCTTCAGCGCAATGTTTCCGGTGAACCCGTCGGTGACGACCACGTCCACGGTGCCCTTGGCGATGTCGTCGCCTTCGATGAAGCCGGTAAACTGCCCTTCCAGATCCGATTCGCGCAAGATCGCCGCCGCCTCGTGGAGCGCTTCGTGGCCCTTCATCTCCTCCGAGCCGACATTGAGCAGGCCTATGCTCGGCTGGTGGACCCCTAGGACCGTGCGGGCGAAAGCCGTCCCCATCACGGCGAAGTCCACCAGGTTCTTGGCGTCGCAGTGGACGTTCGCTCCTAGGTCAAGCATCACTGATTCGCCCTTCAGCGTCGGGAAGAACGAGGCGATAGCCGGCCGGTCGATCCCCGGCAGGGTCTTCAGGACGAACTTCGACATGGCCATCAGCGCGCCGGTATTGCCGGCCGACACCACGCCCAGGGCTTTGCCTTCCTGGACCGCGTCTATCGCTTTGCGCATCGAGGAGTTTCGCCCGGAGCGCAGGGCGGTCGAGGGCTTCTCGTCGCCCGCGACCACGTCTTCGACGGGCACAATCTTGGCGACATTGGCCAGACGC
This portion of the Kiloniellales bacterium genome encodes:
- a CDS encoding beta-ketoacyl-ACP synthase III → MTIRSKVAGCGAYLPAEVLTNQDLAARVDTSDDWIRKRTGIRQRHIAAEGELTSDLGVEASNEALRQAGIAGDDLDLIVCATATPDETFPATATRIQAHLGMTRGAAFDVQAVCSGFIYALAVADNFIRSGQSKKALVVGAETFSRILDWEDRGTCVLFGDGAGAVVLEAGEGEGRAADRGVLSTHVYSDGRHHDALYVDGGPSSTRTTGLLRMAGREVYRHAVVRMSEAVDAALAANGLKPEDIDWLVPHQANLRIIESMAQRLDLPEERVVVTVDRHANTSAASIPLALAEAASDGRIQPGHLVLVEAMGGGFTWGSALIRW
- the plsX gene encoding phosphate acyltransferase PlsX, which gives rise to MSAQLTLALDAMGGDHAPQVVMRGANIASQRYPQLEFLLFGREREIAPLLSGMKRLANVAKIVPVEDVVAGDEKPSTALRSGRNSSMRKAIDAVQEGKALGVVSAGNTGALMAMSKFVLKTLPGIDRPAIASFFPTLKGESVMLDLGANVHCDAKNLVDFAVMGTAFARTVLGVHQPSIGLLNVGSEEMKGHEALHEAAAILRESDLEGQFTGFIEGDDIAKGTVDVVVTDGFTGNIALKSAEGTAKLINEYVRRTFRSSLLAGIGYVFARTALNKLRMRVDPRRYNGAVFLGLNGIAVKSHGGTDAIGFANAIGVAVDMVNQDYLERTRMVCSSLSQRPAAE